The Bdellovibrio sp. ArHS genome segment AAACGGATTCATCACACTCAGGATGCGCGATCACCACCGCGTCTGGATGTTGCGCAATCAGTTCGACCAATCTTTTCGCATTGAAAAGAACATGCACTTCACAAGAACCATTCCAGTATTCAAAGGGGCGATTTAGTTTTTTAGACAACCAACGACCCAAGTGCTGATCTGGTCCGAAAAGAATCTTACGGTCTTTGGGGATCGACTCTACAATCTGCTGGGCATTGGAAGAAGTAATGATGACATCCGAAATAGATTTAACTTCGGCAGAAGAGTTGATGTAAGTCACCGCGACACCATCGGAGTGCTGACGACGCCAAGCCAGGTACTGATCGTAAGGGGCGCCTTTGACAAGAGAACAGCTTGCCTCCATATCAGGAACAAGAACCGTCTTTGTCGGATTTAAAATCTTCACACTTTCAGCCATGAAGACAACGCCGGCCAGAAGAATCACATCCTGCTGAACCTGCTGCCCCATTTTTGCCAGATAAAAGCTGTCACCGACGTAATCGGCGACGTCTTGAATATCTCCATCTTCATAGTAGTGAGCCAAAATGACAGCATTTTTTTCTTTTTTTAAACGCTGAATATCAGCCGCAATATCATAAGACATAAAAACCTCGGGCCTATTCTAACCCAATTAAAAACCAACAGGCCTCATATAGCGCTAACCAACCCTTTTGACCAGCCCAAATAACTCGTAACCTGATTGGGAAAAGATCATAAAATTCAGATGTAAATTCAGATCAAAACAAAGAGATTCCGGGGACGAAGCTCGGGGCAAGGGGGCCAGCCTGAGGCGGCGTAATTACAAGGTCGTTCCGCCTTTAAGAACATTGATAATAGACTTAGAAACCGTCTTTAAAGACTCGAAAACGCCTTTTCCTTCAGATGCACAGCCTTCGATTTCAGGGGCGTTATAAGGATTCAAAGCACTTCTTAATTCGGCCAATGAGGCCACGTTGGGAAGATCACGCTTGTTATACTGCATGATCAAAGGGATTTCTTTAATATCGTAACCTTGTTGTTCCAAGTTTCTCTCTAAATTACGAAGAGATTCCAGATTTTCGTCCATGCGCTCGATTTGTGAGTCAGCAACGAAAATAACGCCATCGAGGCCCTTCAAAATGAGCTTGCGGGAGGCATCATAAACAACCTGGCCCGGAACCGTATAAAGGTGAAAACGTGTCTTAAATCCACGAATATCGCCGACATTCAAAGGCAAAAAGTCGAAGAACAAGGTGCGCTCAATGTCCGTGTTCAATGCCACCAGCTTGGATTTTTGATCCTCGGCCGTTTTTTGGTAAACCCACTGAATATTTGTCGTTTTACCGCCCAATGAAGGACCGTAATAGACAACCTTGCAGTGAATTTCTTTGGCATTGTAGTTAATAAAGGACATTACAGCTCCACTCTATTTTGCAGGGCACGACCCATAGTTCTATCATCTATGAAATCGATGTCGCTGCCAATAGGAACTCCATGGGCAATGCGAGAAAGTTTCAAGCCTTTACCCTGAAGATGCTTAGCCAGGTACAAAATAGTGGTATCGCCCTCAAGATCGGCATCCAAAGCGAGAATGATTTCCTTAATTGCCGGACCTTGACCATGAAGGCCGGCGTCGACTCGTTCGACCAGCTCTTTGATTTTCAAATCTTGAGGCCCGATGCCCTCGAGCGGAGAAATCGCACCATGCAAAACGTGGTAGCGACCGCGGAAGGCACCTGAGGATTCAATACGGATGATATCAGCGGGCTCTTCAACAACACAGATCGATTCGTCCGAGCGATGTGGATCTTCACAAAAACGGCAAAGGTCTGCGTCTGTATAATTGAAACAGCGAGGACATTCGTGAACTTCGGCTTTGATGCGAAGAAGGGCCTCGCTTAAACGCTCAGGGAAGTCATTGTTGGTCTTTAAAATAAAATAAGCCAAACGCTGAGCAGTCTTGGGCCCGATACCGGGAAGACGGCTCAATTCGTGGACTAATTTTTCTAAAGCACCTATGTGTAGCAAGAGCAACTCCAGCTTTATTGCTGATTAGAACATTCCTGGGATATTGAGACCGCCAGTGATTTTTTCCATCTCTTTGGAGGAAGTGTCTTTAGCGGTTTTGATGGCTTCGTTGGTTGCAGACAAGATCATGTCTTGAAGCATTTCGACGTCGCCGGCTTTAAGAACTTCAGCATCGATCGTCAAAGCGGTGATCAAGTGATCGCCGTTAACTTTTACTTTAACTGCGCCGCCGCCAGAAGTTGCTTCGTATTCTTTTTTCGCAAGCTCTTCTTGGGCTTTTTTCATTTTCATTTGCATTTGATTGGCTTGCTTCATGAGCTGAGCCATTCCGCCTGGCATGCCTTTCATACTATCTCCCTGCGCCGTCGCGCTTCGTGTCTACGATGGATTTAATCTGCCCTTTGAAAACATCCTGGGCGGCTTTGACCATCGGATTTTCTGCGATTTTAGTGCGAAGATCCTCTTCGGCCATTTGCTGCTTTTTTTGCTGCAAAGAAGAAGCGGATTCACCAACTTGATCGCGACCCATAATAACTTCAAAAGAATACCCAGCACCCCAGTATGAATCAATAAATCCTTGCAGTTTTTTACGCACCTGAGTGTCGGCCATTTGCTCTTTCAAGAACACAAGCTTGGGGGGGACACCAAGAGTTAAAAGTTTTCCCTCTTCCTTGGCAAAAAGAAGATTTTCCACTTTTGCCGCAAACAAAGCGTCGTCCTGGCGGAGTAATTCGACAAAGTCGACCCATTTATCCGCAGGAGTGTTCCCCGCAGCCATTTTCTTGGCGGGTTCTGCACTTTTTACGGCTGGAGCTGCAGGTTTTGCCGCTGTTTCTGTTTTG includes the following:
- the recR gene encoding recombination mediator RecR, encoding MLHIGALEKLVHELSRLPGIGPKTAQRLAYFILKTNNDFPERLSEALLRIKAEVHECPRCFNYTDADLCRFCEDPHRSDESICVVEEPADIIRIESSGAFRGRYHVLHGAISPLEGIGPQDLKIKELVERVDAGLHGQGPAIKEIILALDADLEGDTTILYLAKHLQGKGLKLSRIAHGVPIGSDIDFIDDRTMGRALQNRVEL
- a CDS encoding ADP-ribosylation factor-like protein, translating into MSFINYNAKEIHCKVVYYGPSLGGKTTNIQWVYQKTAEDQKSKLVALNTDIERTLFFDFLPLNVGDIRGFKTRFHLYTVPGQVVYDASRKLILKGLDGVIFVADSQIERMDENLESLRNLERNLEQQGYDIKEIPLIMQYNKRDLPNVASLAELRSALNPYNAPEIEGCASEGKGVFESLKTVSKSIINVLKGGTTL
- a CDS encoding YbaB/EbfC family nucleoid-associated protein, which encodes MKGMPGGMAQLMKQANQMQMKMKKAQEELAKKEYEATSGGGAVKVKVNGDHLITALTIDAEVLKAGDVEMLQDMILSATNEAIKTAKDTSSKEMEKITGGLNIPGMF
- the nadA gene encoding quinolinate synthase NadA, producing the protein MSYDIAADIQRLKKEKNAVILAHYYEDGDIQDVADYVGDSFYLAKMGQQVQQDVILLAGVVFMAESVKILNPTKTVLVPDMEASCSLVKGAPYDQYLAWRRQHSDGVAVTYINSSAEVKSISDVIITSSNAQQIVESIPKDRKILFGPDQHLGRWLSKKLNRPFEYWNGSCEVHVLFNAKRLVELIAQHPDAVVIAHPECDESVLQYASVIGSTSRLLEEVEKNPAKKFIVATETGIFHQMQKKRPDVELIQAPVMDSGCSCNNCPYMKMNSMQKIKQALETFKPQIQMSEELRLKAKTSLDRMMDITSGKEVSWPKEFTI